From a single Clostridium isatidis genomic region:
- a CDS encoding DNA gyrase/topoisomerase IV subunit B produces the protein MSDEIKKNYDVTDLTSLEKLEPVRVRPGMYIGSTGTKGLHHCVWEILDNAIDEISNGYGDKACVIINKDKSITIRDNGRGIPTGIHPVKKKSGVEMVFTELHTGGKFNNKNYKTSGGLHGVGAAVVNALSTWLEVEVYQNGNIYRQRFAYAYDQELKRNMPGTPVTKLEIVGKTSETGSKVTFMPDKEVFSTIDFNIDVIDERLQELAFQNKGIHLELVDLRKEEEFRKTYYSENGLLDFIEYLNESKTPIHQQPIFFEGEKTINDINMFGEVCVQFTDSTTEHIASYVNNIPTTEAGTHETGFKTGMTRAFKEGARKLGLIKEKDKEFEGDDLREGMTAIIRIKISNPIFEGQTKTKLGSSEAYTMMNELSYLKFTEWIEDNKEIAAMLINNALQAAQRREKIKKINEAEKRKIGKGAAPLVGKVAVCSLRDSSVAEFIVVEGDSAGGSAKQARDRRFQTIMPSKGKIMNTEKQKLENVLASEELKIFNTAIGTGTLENYREEDLKYDKIIILSDADVDGYHIRTLWMTYIYRYMRPLITNGHLYLAQPPLYKVYKNVKGKEIYKYAYSDDELEAVKKEIGKGALIQRYKGLGEMNPDQLWETTLNPETRTLLQVTVEDAAKAEKMVSLLMGDVVGPRKAYISKYGEF, from the coding sequence ATGAGCGATGAGATAAAGAAAAATTATGATGTCACGGATTTAACTTCCCTTGAAAAGTTGGAACCAGTAAGAGTAAGACCTGGGATGTATATAGGCTCTACAGGTACAAAAGGCTTACATCATTGTGTATGGGAAATATTAGATAATGCTATAGATGAAATATCTAATGGCTATGGAGATAAAGCATGTGTAATTATTAATAAAGACAAAAGTATAACTATAAGAGACAACGGTAGGGGAATTCCTACTGGGATACATCCTGTAAAAAAGAAATCAGGAGTAGAAATGGTTTTTACTGAATTACATACTGGTGGTAAATTTAATAATAAAAATTATAAAACCTCTGGAGGACTTCATGGTGTTGGGGCAGCTGTAGTTAATGCCTTATCTACATGGCTTGAAGTAGAAGTATATCAAAATGGGAATATATATAGACAAAGATTTGCTTATGCTTATGATCAAGAATTAAAAAGAAATATGCCAGGAACACCAGTCACAAAACTTGAAATTGTAGGAAAAACAAGCGAAACAGGAAGTAAAGTTACATTTATGCCTGATAAAGAAGTCTTTTCAACTATAGATTTTAATATTGATGTGATAGATGAAAGATTACAAGAATTAGCATTCCAAAATAAAGGAATACATTTAGAGTTGGTAGACTTAAGAAAAGAAGAGGAGTTTAGAAAAACTTATTACTCTGAAAATGGGCTTTTAGATTTTATAGAATACCTAAATGAAAGTAAAACCCCTATACATCAGCAGCCGATATTTTTTGAAGGTGAAAAGACTATAAATGATATTAATATGTTTGGTGAAGTATGTGTGCAATTTACAGACTCAACAACTGAGCATATAGCCAGCTATGTAAATAATATTCCCACAACAGAAGCTGGAACTCATGAAACAGGATTTAAAACAGGAATGACTAGAGCTTTTAAAGAGGGTGCTAGAAAACTTGGTCTTATAAAAGAAAAGGATAAGGAATTTGAGGGGGATGATTTAAGAGAAGGAATGACTGCTATTATTAGGATTAAGATAAGTAATCCTATCTTTGAAGGTCAAACCAAAACTAAACTTGGCAGCAGTGAAGCTTATACTATGATGAATGAATTATCTTATTTAAAATTTACTGAATGGATAGAAGATAATAAAGAAATCGCTGCAATGTTAATAAATAATGCCCTTCAAGCAGCTCAAAGAAGAGAAAAAATTAAAAAAATAAATGAAGCAGAAAAAAGAAAAATTGGTAAGGGAGCCGCGCCATTAGTTGGTAAAGTAGCAGTATGCTCTTTAAGAGATAGTTCTGTAGCAGAATTTATTGTTGTGGAAGGAGATTCTGCGGGTGGATCTGCAAAGCAGGCTAGAGATAGACGTTTTCAGACCATAATGCCTTCTAAAGGTAAAATTATGAATACAGAAAAACAAAAATTAGAAAACGTACTAGCTTCAGAGGAATTAAAAATATTTAACACAGCTATTGGCACTGGAACCTTAGAAAATTACAGGGAAGAGGATTTAAAATACGATAAAATAATAATCCTAAGTGATGCCGATGTCGATGGATACCATATTAGAACCTTATGGATGACTTATATTTATAGATATATGAGACCTCTTATTACTAATGGTCATTTATATTTAGCGCAGCCGCCTTTATATAAGGTATATAAAAATGTTAAAGGAAAAGAAATTTATAAATATGCCTATAGTGATGATGAATTAGAAGCTGTAAAAAAAGAAATAGGAAAAGGAGCTCTAATACAAAGATATAAAGGTCTTGGAGAAATGAATCCAGATCAGCTTTGGGAAACAACATTAAATCCAGAAACAAGAACTCTTCTTCAAGTAACTGTAGAAGATGCTGCTAAAGCAGAAAAAATGGTTTCTTTATTAATGGGAGATGTTGTTGGACCAAGAAAAGCTTATATATCTAAATATGGTGAATTTTAA
- a CDS encoding glycosyltransferase family 2 protein, whose product MEKLVFSVTGVFQILVFLIMMYYFILSFFGLHRKAEKKNYMPKNKFALIVAAHNEEIVIGKLIESLLNQDYPRELFDIFIIADNCTDNTAKVARQYGVKVYERFNKVEKGKGVALEWMFDKIFRMQKKYDVVAIFDADNIVSRNWCKEINSKMQEGYKVVQGYIDSKNPNDSWITSSYSIAFWTQNRMYQLARANLGLSNQIGGTGFAIDTRLLKEHGWGAKCLTEDLEFTCKMILNGEKVGWAHDAIIYDEKPLTLKQSWVQRRRWMQGFADVASRYFTKLVKKGIKERRLYVLDCALYVIQPFITIAMAISALLSFAGSYLPIGEDIFMMNYLLGNKVIMVITLIQFLMTPLILKLDRKISIGFFTMFAFYAISTIFLPILAKRLNYKGEVFLIELLFNLLFLISIFTILGKEKLKFFIRFLLYSLYTLTWVPITLEGIIKKNNKEWNPTKHIRNVEILDMQ is encoded by the coding sequence ATGGAAAAGTTAGTTTTTTCTGTTACTGGTGTATTCCAAATTCTTGTTTTTTTAATAATGATGTATTATTTTATTTTATCTTTTTTTGGATTACATAGGAAAGCAGAAAAAAAGAATTACATGCCTAAAAATAAATTTGCCCTCATAGTTGCAGCTCATAATGAAGAGATAGTAATTGGCAAGTTAATAGAAAGTTTATTGAATCAGGATTATCCAAGGGAACTTTTTGATATCTTTATTATTGCAGATAATTGTACTGATAACACGGCAAAGGTTGCTAGACAATATGGAGTAAAAGTTTATGAGAGATTTAACAAGGTAGAAAAAGGTAAGGGCGTTGCTTTAGAATGGATGTTTGATAAAATATTTAGAATGCAAAAAAAATATGATGTTGTAGCTATTTTTGATGCAGATAATATAGTTTCAAGAAATTGGTGTAAAGAAATAAATTCAAAAATGCAAGAAGGCTATAAAGTTGTACAAGGATATATTGATAGCAAAAATCCAAATGATTCTTGGATTACATCTTCGTATTCAATTGCTTTTTGGACACAAAATAGAATGTATCAATTAGCAAGAGCTAATTTAGGATTATCTAATCAAATAGGTGGAACTGGATTTGCTATTGATACTAGACTTTTAAAAGAACATGGCTGGGGAGCTAAATGTTTAACTGAGGATTTAGAATTTACCTGCAAGATGATATTAAACGGAGAAAAAGTAGGTTGGGCTCATGATGCAATAATTTATGATGAGAAACCTCTTACTTTGAAACAATCTTGGGTGCAAAGAAGAAGATGGATGCAGGGATTTGCTGATGTAGCTTCTAGATATTTCACCAAGTTAGTAAAAAAAGGCATTAAAGAGAGAAGATTATACGTTTTGGATTGTGCATTATATGTTATTCAACCTTTTATTACTATAGCGATGGCAATTTCGGCTTTATTAAGTTTTGCTGGCAGTTATTTGCCGATTGGTGAAGATATATTTATGATGAACTATTTATTGGGAAACAAAGTAATAATGGTTATTACATTAATACAATTTTTAATGACACCATTAATACTAAAATTAGATAGAAAGATATCAATTGGATTCTTTACAATGTTTGCATTTTATGCAATAAGTACAATTTTCCTTCCTATATTAGCAAAAAGATTAAATTACAAAGGAGAGGTATTTTTAATAGAGTTATTATTTAATTTGTTATTTTTAATTTCAATCTTTACTATATTAGGAAAAGAAAAATTAAAGTTCTTTATTAGATTTTTATTATATTCTTTATATACCTTGACTTGGGTACCAATAACCTTAGAAGGTATAATTAAGAAAAATAATAAGGAATGGAATCCAACTAAACATATTAGAAATGTAGAAATTCTTGATATGCAGTAG
- the gdhA gene encoding NADP-specific glutamate dehydrogenase — translation MLGKEYVEKVIKEVEERNKGEVEFLNAVKEVLISLAPVFDKHPEYIEEGLLERIVEPERQIFFRVPWVDDEGKVRVNRGYRVQFNSAIGPYKGGLRFHKTVNQSIIKFLGFEQIFKNSLTGLPIGGGKGGSDFDPKGKSNREIMRFCQSFMAELCKHIGADTDVPAGDIGVGGREIGYMYGYYKKIRNAYEGVLTGKGLSYGGSLVRTEATGYGLVYFTEEMLKDKNLSFKDSTVVISGSGNVAIYALEKAHQFGAKVVAMSDSNGYIYDENGINLEVIKDIKEVKRGRIKEYIEKVPTAKYFEDHRKIWEVKCDIALPCATQGEINKESAETLVKNGVKAVSEGANMPTDLDAIEVFQKAGVLFGPAKAANAGGVAVSALEMSQNSVRASWSFEEVDNKLKNIMKDIYLNAKNAAKEYGDEGNILMGANIAGFLKVAEAMYSQGIV, via the coding sequence ATGTTAGGCAAAGAGTATGTAGAAAAAGTTATTAAAGAAGTAGAAGAAAGAAACAAGGGAGAAGTAGAATTTTTAAATGCAGTAAAAGAGGTTTTAATTTCATTAGCGCCAGTATTTGATAAACATCCAGAGTATATTGAAGAGGGATTATTAGAAAGAATAGTTGAACCTGAAAGACAAATCTTTTTTAGAGTACCATGGGTTGATGACGAAGGAAAAGTAAGAGTAAATAGGGGATATAGAGTACAATTTAATAGTGCAATAGGTCCTTATAAGGGTGGTTTAAGATTTCATAAAACAGTAAATCAAAGCATAATAAAGTTTTTAGGTTTTGAGCAAATATTTAAAAATTCCTTAACAGGTCTTCCTATAGGTGGAGGAAAAGGTGGATCTGATTTTGATCCAAAAGGAAAGTCTAATAGAGAAATTATGAGATTTTGTCAAAGCTTTATGGCAGAATTATGTAAGCATATAGGAGCTGATACAGATGTTCCAGCTGGCGATATTGGAGTTGGAGGAAGAGAGATAGGCTATATGTATGGTTATTATAAAAAAATAAGAAATGCTTATGAAGGTGTATTGACAGGAAAAGGATTATCTTATGGTGGCAGCTTAGTTAGAACAGAAGCTACAGGTTATGGTTTAGTATATTTTACTGAAGAGATGTTAAAGGATAAAAACTTAAGTTTTAAAGATAGTACTGTTGTTATTTCAGGATCAGGAAATGTAGCAATATACGCTTTAGAAAAAGCTCATCAATTTGGTGCTAAAGTTGTTGCAATGAGTGATTCAAATGGCTATATTTACGATGAAAATGGAATAAATCTTGAAGTAATAAAGGACATTAAAGAAGTTAAAAGAGGAAGAATAAAAGAATATATAGAAAAAGTACCAACTGCTAAATACTTTGAAGATCATAGAAAGATTTGGGAAGTTAAGTGTGATATAGCACTACCATGTGCAACTCAAGGGGAAATTAATAAGGAATCAGCAGAAACACTTGTAAAAAATGGAGTTAAAGCAGTATCAGAAGGAGCTAATATGCCAACAGATCTAGATGCAATAGAAGTATTCCAAAAGGCAGGAGTTTTATTTGGTCCTGCTAAGGCAGCTAATGCAGGTGGCGTAGCTGTTTCAGCGCTTGAAATGAGTCAAAATAGTGTTAGAGCTTCTTGGTCCTTTGAAGAAGTAGATAATAAGTTAAAGAATATCATGAAAGACATTTATTTAAATGCAAAAAATGCAGCTAAGGAATATGGTGATGAAGGAAATATTTTAATGGGAGCAAATATTGCAGGTTTCCTTAAAGTTGCAGAAGCAATGTATTCTCAAGGAATTGTGTAA
- a CDS encoding rhomboid family intramembrane serine protease — MEQFERDFFNILTKELKFFIKDYYSAFTNLNRWVALLDLGENYAAVIVTEEDDTSTYNECFEFLSKSLNKPFFINNIVITKKRELNFIEANYNKLIFSLESNKILYYGEGTKVYVPIINLIINNKRKKKRLELTKYKITYTIILINIIVYLLEIINSRRLFNIDIYTLVEMGAKYNILIENGEFYRLITAGFLHGGIMHLFFNMSALNIIGKEVEEVYGTKKYILIYVFSLLGASVFSYLFSKGISVGASGAIFGLLGAMLIFGFKNKKKIGKLYIKNIIETILLNILIGITIPNIDNFAHMGGLVLGLIISLFF, encoded by the coding sequence TTGGAGCAGTTTGAAAGGGATTTTTTCAATATTTTAACAAAGGAATTAAAATTTTTTATTAAGGACTATTATAGTGCTTTTACGAATTTAAATAGATGGGTTGCATTACTTGATCTTGGTGAAAATTATGCAGCTGTAATAGTAACAGAAGAAGATGATACAAGCACTTATAATGAATGTTTTGAGTTTTTATCAAAAAGTTTAAATAAACCCTTTTTTATAAATAATATAGTAATAACTAAAAAGAGAGAACTAAATTTTATAGAAGCTAACTATAATAAACTAATTTTCTCATTAGAGAGTAACAAGATTCTTTATTATGGAGAAGGTACAAAAGTTTATGTACCAATAATAAATTTAATTATTAATAATAAAAGAAAAAAGAAAAGGCTAGAATTAACAAAATATAAAATTACTTATACTATCATACTAATAAATATAATCGTATATTTATTAGAAATAATAAATTCTAGAAGATTGTTTAATATAGATATTTATACTTTAGTTGAAATGGGGGCTAAATATAATATTTTAATAGAAAATGGAGAATTTTATAGGCTTATTACAGCAGGTTTTTTACATGGAGGTATAATGCATTTATTTTTTAATATGAGTGCATTAAATATTATAGGTAAAGAAGTAGAAGAAGTATATGGAACAAAAAAATATATTTTAATTTATGTTTTTTCATTATTAGGAGCTTCTGTTTTTAGTTATTTATTTTCTAAAGGAATATCTGTTGGAGCTTCAGGAGCAATTTTTGGACTATTGGGAGCTATGCTTATCTTTGGATTTAAAAATAAAAAGAAAATAGGAAAATTATATATTAAAAATATAATAGAGACTATATTGTTAAACATATTAATAGGGATAACTATTCCCAATATAGATAATTTTGCCCATATGGGTGGTCTTGTGTTAGGTCTAATAATATCATTATTTTTTTAA
- the pepF gene encoding oligoendopeptidase F, whose protein sequence is MSDLKKLKSREEIEEKFKWKVNKIFPNDEAWEKAFKEVKEEAPILKTFEGRLKDEKLLLEYLKKSEELDIKVENIYIYAHLKSDEDTSNTKYQAMMNRIDAYLAEFSSFTSYFVPEILSFEDGYIESIINNNEEFKMYDFMFKDILKEKPHILTKKEEELLAKVSDCLDAPSTIHNMLTNADMKFPTITDEDGEKVELTEANYSTFIKSKDRKVRKEAFTALFSEYKKLENTLATSLTSSIKNFNFSAKIRKYNSALEASLKPNEIPVEVYTNSIKTINDNIKSLHRYVDLKRKLLELDEIHMYDLYVPVIEMPKEHIEFDEAVNIITEGLAPLGEEYLQIFNSGIKDGWIDIYQNKGKRGGAYSWGGYKTMPYVLLNYNYTLNDVSTLAHEMGHSIHSYYSRKEQPYIYAGYTLFCAEVASTTNEALLIHHLINKEEDKKKKLFLINQELEQIRTTVFRQLMFAEFELFTHESIEKGESLTATDYNKAWHDLNVKYFGPSMVVDKEIDSEWARIPHFYSDFYVYQYATGYAAASAFAKSILDKEKDAVSKYIGFLKSGGSDYPIEILKNAGVDMTTSKPLEATISRFNQLLDMLEKEIKE, encoded by the coding sequence ATGAGTGATTTAAAAAAGCTGAAAAGCAGAGAAGAAATAGAGGAAAAATTCAAATGGAAAGTAAATAAGATTTTCCCTAATGATGAAGCTTGGGAAAAAGCCTTTAAAGAAGTAAAAGAAGAAGCACCAATACTAAAAACTTTTGAAGGAAGGTTAAAAGATGAGAAGCTTCTCCTTGAATATTTAAAAAAGAGTGAAGAACTTGATATAAAAGTAGAAAATATATACATTTATGCTCATTTAAAGAGTGATGAAGATACTTCAAATACAAAGTATCAAGCAATGATGAATAGAATTGACGCTTATTTAGCAGAGTTTTCATCTTTTACATCTTATTTTGTACCAGAAATTTTATCCTTTGAAGATGGATATATTGAAAGTATTATTAATAATAATGAAGAATTTAAAATGTATGATTTCATGTTTAAGGATATTTTAAAAGAAAAACCTCATATTTTAACTAAAAAAGAGGAAGAATTATTAGCAAAAGTTTCAGACTGTCTTGACGCACCAAGTACAATACACAATATGTTAACTAATGCAGATATGAAATTCCCAACTATAACTGATGAAGATGGAGAAAAAGTAGAATTAACAGAAGCAAACTATTCAACTTTTATTAAAAGTAAGGATAGAAAAGTTAGAAAAGAAGCATTCACAGCCTTATTTAGCGAATATAAGAAGTTAGAAAATACTTTAGCAACTTCATTAACAAGTTCAATAAAAAACTTTAATTTTAGTGCTAAAATACGAAAGTATAATTCTGCCTTAGAGGCATCCTTAAAGCCAAATGAAATTCCTGTTGAAGTATATACAAATTCTATAAAAACTATTAATGATAATATTAAATCACTTCATAGATATGTAGATTTAAAAAGGAAACTTTTAGAATTAGATGAAATTCATATGTATGATTTATATGTACCTGTAATCGAAATGCCAAAGGAACATATAGAATTTGATGAAGCTGTAAATATAATTACAGAAGGTTTAGCTCCTTTAGGAGAAGAATATTTACAAATATTTAATAGTGGAATTAAGGATGGCTGGATAGATATTTATCAAAATAAAGGAAAAAGAGGAGGAGCTTACTCCTGGGGCGGTTATAAAACAATGCCTTATGTACTTTTAAATTATAATTATACATTAAATGATGTATCCACTTTAGCTCATGAAATGGGGCACTCAATCCACTCTTATTATTCTAGAAAAGAGCAGCCATATATTTATGCTGGATATACCTTGTTCTGCGCAGAAGTCGCATCAACAACAAATGAGGCTTTATTAATTCATCATTTAATAAATAAGGAAGAGGATAAAAAGAAAAAGCTATTCTTAATAAATCAAGAACTAGAACAAATTAGAACTACAGTATTTAGACAATTGATGTTTGCAGAATTTGAATTATTTACTCATGAAAGTATAGAAAAAGGAGAATCATTAACTGCTACAGATTATAATAAAGCTTGGCATGATTTGAATGTAAAATACTTTGGACCATCAATGGTAGTTGATAAAGAAATAGATAGTGAATGGGCAAGAATACCTCATTTCTATTCTGATTTCTATGTATATCAATATGCTACTGGATATGCAGCAGCATCTGCTTTTGCAAAATCAATTTTAGATAAGGAAAAAGATGCAGTATCTAAGTATATTGGTTTCTTAAAGAGTGGCGGAAGTGATTATCCAATAGAAATACTCAAAAATGCAGGTGTGGATATGACAACTTCAAAACCATTAGAGGCTACAATTTCAAGATTTAATCAGCTTTTAGATATGTTAGAAAAAGAAATTAAAGAATAG
- a CDS encoding DUF6762 family protein, with protein MDFSSLVLMEKDSETGFITKELGSFQVSEGAEYVKKFFVLNGIVNLYFDTNKDVEEWEYSAIYDLFNYEIFKENDFEIEDVLDEYNPTFLIKFNYVEDYNIMKEKIEKALGLIDLTMEKVFNDIKGKEEEYM; from the coding sequence ATGGATTTTTCAAGTTTAGTATTAATGGAAAAGGATAGTGAAACAGGATTTATAACAAAAGAGTTAGGCAGCTTTCAGGTTTCAGAGGGAGCTGAATATGTAAAAAAATTTTTTGTTTTAAATGGAATTGTAAATTTATACTTTGATACAAATAAAGATGTTGAAGAATGGGAATACTCTGCTATATATGATCTTTTTAATTATGAAATTTTTAAAGAAAATGATTTTGAAATAGAAGATGTTTTAGATGAATATAATCCAACATTTTTAATAAAATTTAACTATGTTGAGGATTATAATATTATGAAGGAAAAAATAGAAAAAGCTTTAGGTTTAATTGATTTAACTATGGAAAAGGTCTTTAATGATATTAAGGGCAAAGAAGAAGAATATATGTAG
- a CDS encoding metal ABC transporter ATP-binding protein: MINIKNLCFSYSNKPPYALNNINLTIPDGVYLSIIGENGSCKTTLIKLILGILKPNLGSIEISTNNIGYVPQRLDSFNSQFPITVKEVLSCHKKSLKNKNINILDILKIVNMNDYKNKLLGMLSGGQQQRVLIARALMGNPDIIILDEPSTGVDEINQKEIYSILRKLNKENKKTIISIEHNINIALENSTHILRINNGEVKLYTVEEYKKIRNNNLDLDNVI, from the coding sequence ATGATTAATATAAAAAACCTATGTTTTTCATATTCTAATAAGCCACCTTATGCATTAAATAATATAAACCTCACTATTCCTGATGGTGTTTATTTATCTATTATTGGCGAAAATGGAAGTTGTAAAACTACACTAATAAAATTAATTTTAGGAATTCTAAAGCCTAATTTAGGTTCTATTGAAATAAGTACCAATAATATTGGATATGTTCCTCAGAGACTTGATTCTTTTAATTCTCAATTCCCAATTACAGTTAAGGAAGTCTTATCATGTCATAAAAAATCCTTAAAAAATAAAAATATTAATATCTTAGACATTCTTAAAATAGTTAATATGAATGATTATAAAAACAAATTGTTAGGAATGTTATCAGGCGGACAGCAACAAAGAGTTCTAATCGCAAGAGCTTTAATGGGAAATCCTGATATTATTATTTTAGATGAACCTTCTACTGGAGTTGATGAAATAAATCAAAAAGAAATTTATAGTATATTAAGAAAATTAAATAAAGAAAATAAAAAAACTATTATTTCTATTGAACATAATATTAATATTGCTTTAGAAAATTCAACTCATATATTAAGAATAAATAATGGAGAAGTTAAACTTTATACTGTTGAAGAATATAAAAAAATTAGAAATAATAATTTGGATTTAGATAATGTTATTTAA
- a CDS encoding metal ABC transporter permease, with translation MFQLDFMQNAFIAGIIISILCPFIGLFLVLRRYSTIGDTLSHSSFAGVAIGLVLGINPILSAFLFTTICAIVIEFLRGYYKKYAELVMSIVLTLSLGIAILLISSGKASTKVNSYLFGSILTVSSEDIKLIFIVGIISLLTLIFLYNKLLYITFDEEGAKTSNINVKLINYIFTILVGATISMSIRVMGLLVISSIMIVPVATAMQLKKGFKTTLISSIIFGMIDILLGLSLSYYIDSAPGGTIAITSVITLTIVIIINKFLNNK, from the coding sequence ATGTTTCAATTAGATTTTATGCAGAATGCTTTTATTGCTGGAATAATTATTTCAATACTTTGTCCTTTTATAGGCCTTTTTTTAGTACTAAGACGCTATTCTACAATTGGTGACACTCTATCCCACTCTTCCTTTGCTGGTGTAGCCATAGGTCTTGTTTTGGGTATTAATCCAATATTATCAGCATTCTTATTTACTACTATCTGCGCTATAGTTATTGAATTTCTAAGAGGTTATTATAAGAAATATGCAGAACTTGTTATGTCTATAGTACTTACCCTAAGCCTTGGAATTGCAATTCTATTAATAAGCAGCGGGAAAGCATCAACTAAGGTTAACTCTTATTTATTTGGAAGTATTTTAACAGTTTCCAGCGAAGATATAAAGTTAATTTTTATTGTTGGAATTATATCATTACTTACTCTGATATTTTTATATAATAAGCTTCTTTATATAACCTTTGATGAAGAGGGTGCTAAAACTTCCAACATTAATGTAAAATTAATAAACTATATTTTCACTATTTTAGTTGGAGCAACAATTTCAATGTCTATTAGAGTTATGGGCTTACTAGTTATCTCATCAATTATGATAGTTCCTGTTGCAACTGCAATGCAATTAAAAAAGGGATTTAAAACGACTTTAATTTCTTCTATTATTTTTGGAATGATAGATATACTTTTAGGGTTAAGCTTATCTTATTATATTGATAGTGCTCCAGGAGGAACCATTGCTATTACTTCAGTTATTACCTTAACAATAGTTATAATAATCAATAAATTTTTAAATAATAAATAA
- a CDS encoding Fur family transcriptional regulator encodes MSWERYLKDNNIRITSGRIAILNILKSSNKGLSAENIYDLCKKQYENLNLSTIYRTLELFEEKEIIKKINIDGPALYVLKKEGHKHLLKCDLCNKSVEIQCPMEEIEEIIKAQAGFSLTEHKLELKGVCEECKDKKNSRN; translated from the coding sequence ATGAGCTGGGAAAGGTATTTAAAAGATAATAATATAAGAATAACGAGTGGAAGAATTGCAATATTAAATATATTAAAATCTTCAAATAAAGGTCTTTCTGCAGAAAATATATATGATTTATGTAAAAAGCAATATGAAAATTTAAATCTTAGTACCATTTACAGAACATTAGAATTATTTGAAGAGAAAGAAATAATCAAGAAAATAAATATAGATGGTCCAGCCCTTTATGTTTTAAAAAAAGAAGGACATAAACATCTTTTAAAATGTGATTTATGTAATAAAAGTGTGGAAATTCAATGTCCTATGGAAGAAATAGAAGAAATTATTAAAGCCCAGGCAGGTTTTAGTTTAACAGAACATAAATTAGAACTTAAGGGTGTTTGTGAAGAGTGTAAGGATAAAAAAAATTCAAGAAACTAA
- a CDS encoding manganese efflux pump MntP family protein — protein sequence MTLKDIFFVAMALGMDALGLTISLGINPKLKRRSKIAFILSFSFFQFLFILLGGIQGRLFNEYIVTIPDILGGITVFLLGIIMIIDSFKKEDTDDALLIKKTMYIILGISVSIDALVVGFTSLYSTKFIVIFLYSLIVGLVTLLICLVGFFTCKYIRKIDFVNKYADILGGFILICLGLKMIVFGV from the coding sequence ATGACTTTAAAAGATATATTTTTTGTTGCTATGGCATTAGGTATGGATGCCTTGGGGCTTACAATAAGTCTTGGTATAAATCCAAAGCTTAAGAGAAGGAGTAAAATAGCATTTATTTTATCATTTTCTTTTTTTCAATTTTTATTTATTTTATTAGGGGGAATTCAAGGAAGGCTATTTAATGAATACATAGTAACAATTCCTGATATTTTAGGCGGAATCACTGTATTTTTGCTTGGTATTATAATGATAATAGATTCCTTTAAAAAAGAAGATACTGATGATGCATTGTTAATTAAAAAAACAATGTATATAATACTAGGAATTTCAGTTAGCATAGATGCATTGGTAGTTGGTTTTACTAGCCTTTATTCAACAAAATTTATTGTAATTTTTTTATATTCTTTAATAGTAGGTTTAGTAACATTATTAATTTGCTTGGTAGGTTTCTTTACTTGTAAATATATAAGGAAAATAGACTTTGTAAATAAATATGCTGATATATTAGGTGGATTTATTTTAATTTGTCTCGGGCTAAAGATGATAGTTTTCGGTGTTTAA